AGCTTTAAACTAACTGCGTCATTAtgcagaaaatgaaaatatttaaatttatgcaaTAGCTCAGTGAAAACTTGATATTCTTCTAACCTTGGCATAGAGAAGAGCAAAATAGTTTCTGCAACGTACTGAATTGATCAGAAATTAGAAGAATAtaggaaagaaatattttctggTTTGCTTTTCTCTTTAGTCGCGCTTTAAAACTCAAATCATCAGATCAAAAGGTTTCACAGTTGCAAATCATTccagaataaatttttaagtatgTTTGGATTTCTTGGAAGCATCATATATACCAAAAGGTTTAAGTTTTGACTTctgaaaaaattctgaaaattattaTAGTTAGAAATTctgctttgaaaaaatttataatttccaagcAGCTCCATGCACTTTCACTTATCATTGCTCCGCACAACAAATGACCTGCCCCGCACttataatgtaatgtaatgtaaaaatatgataaaaaaaactgaagaaaTCTGGAGAACTTTGTTcgaaaagtatgcaaataaaatgcaaacaatGAAGCAACGAAAGTACTTTGATtgcaaaattaattgttttccaACTTACATTGCGCTACTTTTGCCTTTGGTTGCTTGCAAACATTGCCGAAAAGTTCACTTGCCGCATTTTAGGCGCGCACAATGGACTGCCGAGTGCTACTAGTTGCCACATAAATTTCCATTCGAGCGCAAAGTGTTTAGTTTGCTAATTTTATACACCAGTTTCAGTCAGTTTGCGGTGATTTTGTTTTTAGTACAGTGTTTTCcattgaatattttcattttcacaaatatttttttatattttttttaaataaattttcgtttatttacattttgctcACAACTTTGAAACACTGCGATTCTGTTTAATGCaacttaattttacttttttatttggtACTTAACTATGTACTGCTCTTATGATTTTAGGTGATATTAATTATGTACATTAACCCTAAAAGTATACTTGTAGTTATGCATTCGAAATTCATTTACCATGTGTTCATTATGCatttatgtgtatttaatatatattttcatataataaaaaaagaaatcatcCTTCTAcgcatttttcaattattatctTTAGTTATGAATTACTCAAACACTATCACATTCACGTTTTTTTACCACTTGCGCGCTGCAGTAGTAGTAGTTATGCAGTTCCGCGCCCCGTCAACGTCACAAACGGCCGAGTGGGGGTCGCAGCTGCTCAGTACAAAAATCTAAACTTCATTCTCTCCTCGTTTGCAGTCAATTGTATTAGTATGGATGCGCgaaattgttaattttcttaattttgagACAGTAAATTAATCGAAAGAAAGTAGGATTACAAACTATTTGACGCTCTCTTCGCGTTTGCTGTGCGAAAATTCACTTAAGACTAAATTAtaagtttacaaaaatatacagaACTTAAAATCGAATCGAAACGTTTGTGTCGTCGCCTCTCTCCACTAAGTACCTTTGCGCCTATACTGTAAGGAACGTCTCACTGTTGCTTGCGGTGATCGCTGACTCGTTTTACACGTCAGTGCCGCAGCCCTCCTGGTAGCCCTCGTCCGGCGAGTTGCGACTGTTGCTCGTCAGAGCACGCTTCAAAGCCGTCACCGGTGGCAGCACTGGCACACCACCCTTTTGCCAAACGCGTAATGTCTTGGCATTCACTGGCTGTCCATTCGGTAATATGGAGGTGTGTGCTTGCCCTGTGCCATTCTGCGTCACCGTCACCGCCACGGCGGTCGTCGCTGGTGTGGGTGAAGATCTAGAGCTGCTGAGTCCagcgccgctgctgctgctgccactgccgCTGTGCTCGTGTAGGCGTGGCAGGGTTCGACTGCTGAAGTGTGGACTGCTGtggttgctgctgttgccgctgccgctgccgttGCCGCCGATGCCATGTTGGCTCGCCGCTGCTGCCGTCATATGCTGCTGCAATTGTTGTAGTGGATGCATTTGCAGGTGATGGTTGTGCTGATGCTCGGCGCCAGGCACCAGTGGTAGGCCATAGTCATTAGGGTAGCCACTGCCCACGTAAGCGCCGGATGAGCCTGAGAGATTGGTGGTGGTTGTTGAAGCGGTCGAGTGCGTGCCGCCCATACCACCGTTCGAGTTATGCAACAGCGCTGCCGATGATGTGGACGGATTGTGCATCATGCCGCCGACTCCTCCAGCAGTACTGCCGTTGGTGGACGCACAACCTCCGGCCAGCTGCAAGTTGTTGTAATGCGTGCGTGGAAATGTTTTGCTGAAATAGTCTACGGTTCGCTCGTGCAGATCATACAGTTGGTTCGACTCAATGATGGGCGTTTTGTCGGTGTAGCGTTTCATGAAGAGATCATCCGCGGAGGAGGTGCCCGCTGGCGTATGTTCCCACAGTCCCGAGGGATAGAGTGAGTCACAACCACCAGCGCGACTGTATTCGCCACTCGAGTTGCCCAATTCGGTGCCCAAATTAGCAGTTAGTATGGCTGGGATTTTCAAATCGGCGAACTCATCGCTGCCGAAACGTTTGGTGTCATTAATGAGATCTGGGTTGTTGCCAGCCGATGCCGTGGGCGACAAGTAGCATGGTGCCGTGGACAAGACGCTGCCGTTGTTGTCATAGCCCGTGGCCGAGTACGGCAGGTCCGTGAGGCGTGGCGGTTTCTGCACAGGATTGGCGAAGCCGCCCTCATTCGCGGACATTGCTGCACTGCCCTTCCGCTCCAGTGTGCCGGATGTGTCGATACAGTTCGGTATGCCGCCATTGGCTATGACGACGCCTCCGATGCTGCCATTTCCGGTAATGGGCTGCGTTTTGTTCGTTATGGAGTTCTGATGGTTGACACTCGTCACCACTTCCATGTGGTTGGGCGTTTTGCTTTCGGTGTACGGCTGGCGCTTCACACGCATGAGCAGAAACATTACCGCCAGCAAAATGCACACAATTAAAACCACCAACGCTGCACTGAGGCCCACAATTTGACCACTACCCAGCGAAGCCATACCTGCGGCACGCATACTTACATGCAATGTGAAGTTGGCCTCCGCTGTGCCGGCACGGTTCTCCGCCACACAATAAAACTCACTGGAGTCTGTCTCCTGCGCATTGGTGAGTACCAGCCGCGAGTGTTTTTCAAAGTGTCCGTTCTCGTAGATATGCACACGCTGATAAGAGCTAAATGCGCTATTGTTTGACAGCAATCTACCATTCCAATACCAGTTTATAACGGCTGTAGGTATGGCTTTAGCGCGACAAACTACCGAAGCATTCTCGCCCATCGTTGCCTCCACATAATGGCTGATAGGCAACATTTCTGGACGACAAGCAAAGTCCTCCACCTGCAGCTCAGAGAATGTGCGATCAATCACACGTTCAGGCCCACCTGCACATAAAGGCGCAACCGGATATGGTATGTTCTTTTGTGTCAGCCAGATTTTGGCATCTCTCATGCGACAGTCACAGAGCCAAGGATTGTCATGGAGCTCAATGCCATGCAACTTGCTCAGAGTTTCGATCGTGCGCGTCTGCAAAACACCCAACTTGTTGCCATTTAGTCGTAGCAATGTTAGACCTTCCAAACCATCGAAAGCAAGTGGTGCTATGGTCTGTATGTCGCAGTGCGACAGATCCAGTTTGTGCAGTGACGGCGTGCTGGCGAACGAGTTCGACTCGATCTTGTGTATATGATTGGAAGCGAGCGTCAGTTCGCGCAGCGATGAAATGTAGCTAAGCGCCAGCGATGGCACCACCACCAGCAAATTGTGCGACAAGTCCAGTTCGACGAGATTCGTTAGTCCCTTAAATGTTTCCGGTtcgatttcaccaattttaCAGCTGCGCAAATAGAGCTTCTGCAAATTCAGCAAGTTGGCGCGTATGAACTTCTCATTCGACAGCGTCTGCAGCTTATTGCCCGACATGTCCAGCACCTGCGTTGACGGATCAATATTCTCGGGTATCTGTATGAGCTGCCGATCGATACACTCCACCGTCTGCTTGCCGCCCTTCCACTTGCACGCGCACACCGTCTGACAGCTACTCAGCTGCGGTTGGTGGTGCACGATTAGCGTGTTGTCGGCGTGCGTCAGGTATGGCGGTATAATCGGTGGTGGTGGCGACGCAGCTGGCTTGCCGAATTGCGCCATATAATCATCGGTCATGGCCTGACTGTCGGCCACCGAGTAAACATCATTGTTCATGTTGGCGTGATGCTTGCCGGGTGCGGCAGCGCTGCTCGTGTACACGGTGTTGGCATCGAGAGGAAAGTGTGGCGAGGGCAGACTGTTGGCGCCACCTGCGGCGCCATACGAATTATGCCCCTGACTTTGGCGGTTGAAGCGTGTGGCCAGCGCGCTAGGTGGCTGGCCGGTGAGCAGCAGCGTGGAGATGAGTAGCGGCCACAGCGGTGGCAGCTGGCGTCCGGTTGTTGCGCGATATTTGAGCCGTTCTTGCGGCTGTCGTGTGGATtggtggtgatgatgatgatgttgtgGAGTTGTTGTGCGCTGCTGCCGGCGTCTACTGCGGCAGTTGGTACACTCTTCTTGCTGTAGTTTTTgcatgtttgctgttgttgtagttgctttcTCAGCAATTAGGTGTGTTAGACATGTggatttaagcattttttatgCACTCTCCTTCGAAagtatatggttatatatattaaatttcacttcGAGGCTCACGCGCGGCATGAGTTCTTCGGGCGTTAGTGTTCATTTATGTATGCAGGATATGTGTTTGCTTTAGTTTCTAACCTCAAAGGGATATGTGTGAACTGATTTCATTTGATTATGATTGTTTATACTTTTggatatgtttgttgttgtttctgcacTGGCTTGCGTGCAATAGTCTCTCTCTGTCTACTCCAACTGtaagattaattaattattaatattttccactCACAATGTTCGGCACGCGATTACGTTTGCTGCCAAGTGGTGGGAGTGGGAGCGTTGGGAGTCGCGaaaattatatggaaaataaTGTGTTATCGCAGGAGTATGGAAAATTCAAACGCGCTTGTCTTTCGCAAACACTTTTTCACACTTTGCTTGTGTGCTTCGCGGTTGTGGCTTTGCCTACAGTTGTTGAACTTAATTCACCGCGGAATTCAAAACAAAAGTTGTGGCAAACAAAATCAAAGCTGGAGCTGCTGCTGATGATTCATGCGTCATTTGCgctccttttttgttttcttttttgaaagctttgttttgtttttgctttagatTCTACTTAAAGGTCGCTGCTCACGCGAAAGGATTGCTGTGTCTGTGTCTACACGCAgttattgttgtgattgttTGAGTTTGGGCCCGCGTATGTTTGTAGCGGCCTGTATTTGCTTTTCACACACTGTTTTCACAGACTTTTCCCTCCCgaacttttttaattaacacaaaGCACGCGTTCTTGCGTTTCGCGCGTGTCCTTCTCGCCGCTTTTCggcttaattttttgtttttcttgtttttgttgttatttctttgcTTTGCGGTTTCGCTTTTGTTTAGATTTTATGTCAATTTCGGGCGTGAAATGCGTTGTGTGCTAATGTGAGTGTGTTGTTTGTaatgtttgtgtatatgtgtgtgtgtacttttcATGTGTAGAGTGTCTGGCGCTTGGCGCTTTTCACAATGGTCATAATCCGTCTGATTTTATATGCGCCCAACATGATTTTCACACAAttcatttctcattttttcggtttttattttcactatttcTCGCCACATACCATATGTGGTTCACTGTATTTCACTTGGGAGCAAATGTTTTGTGAAATTGATTAATCTCGCTGGATTCGTGAGTGACGTGCCCGCCACACGTGTATAACACAATTATGGCGACTGGTCCGCACAAGTGTGGCATAAGGGTTCCTGTGTGTATTAACTTGCGAATTTCATGTTACGCAGCAATTAACGAATTTCTATAGCCACCGCAAACGTTTTGGGGTGTACAGATTTCGCGCCACGgtctaaatttgtatttgtatgagcCTACTCAATACGGCGACACTCCTGCCACAAGCACTTTGCTATTTTCGGCAGCTAATGTATAATATGCAAACTCACTTCATACCACCAActacgtttgttgttgttgctgttgtagcgcGTGCGAATCTTTAATAATTTGCTATAGCTGACGCTGGTCAATAGCACGCGATTTGGTATTTCACTTGctcagttgttgctgttgctagaATTTGTGTATGATATTTGTGTAACACCACTGCCTAGCTTGCGAACCGCTAGCACTAGAAGTTCGAGTTACCAACACACACGCACCGTTATTTTGGTGAAAGATGTGAAATATTCTCAACACCCCGTTGCCGCCACCGACGTGAGCGTGTTGCAAAACGTATTCCCCGAAAAGTAGTAAGCGCGTTACTTTACTAGCTTGTTGACTGGCTAACGGACTGCCTAACAGCCTGCCAGCCTATTTGCCTTTCAACTTCGGCTATTTGGCTTCGTTTGGCACAATTTCGCCTTTAACGATTTTTTACTTCGACACGCTGTCGTTCATTTCATTCAGTAAATTACACGAATATTCACGAAAATTTTTACTAAGCTTCCTTGGCTTACTGGCTGCACATGCAACATTCGCAAAATCGACACACAAAAGCACCAGCAAATTTTCACACTCGCATTTCTGCCAAGCATTTGTAATAACCGTTACTTATTTGTGCGCTTCACTTGATTTCACAATTTTCTGCAATATTAATTGGCTCACTTGAATAATGATTGCATTTCATTAGAGTattggcaataaaatttaataacgcCGCTTTCACGAATACACCCAACCGCTCGGCATGGTTAATCGTCGTGGACTGAAGAAAAATGAATTAAACGCAAACTCAAAATGCACTGTGCCAGAGCACGACGACTGCGACGACCACGATAGCGACAACGATAACGACAACACCGCCAATGCCAGTTGGAAGTCACGAACTGGACCGGAGCGCGATTTAACGAAGCGTGTAGAGTGAGAGTATAGTACACTCACGAAATCGCGACTCTAAACAAAAGCCGCTCAATGCAGTCAGGATGCGCTACGCTCAACACGAACATCTGCTATACTAAGCGCTGTGTGTACTAAGTGGGTAGAAGTGGAGACTTCTCTCTTCACGCTGTCTTCTTAACGAAGCcgaaagtgaatttattgaagAGCGCGCTGCTCACTGGAAGTCATGAGTGGTGTAGTGGTGCTGATGGTGGTGGATGGATGTTAGTATTTCAGTATAGTGtgctataaatattaacaaattatcgtgtatggcaacatgttgccgcAACATTTATGTAAGTATTTGTGCAACATTGTGTTTGAGGAgtgaagtaatttaatttttgaagtttttgaaaacattAGATTTGTTGGAGTATTGTACTTATGCATCCGGACTATAACGTTATCAGTAAGACGGTATTGAATCAAATTATCGGTTTTTGTTGCCTCGGTAATGCTATTTAGACTGACCTTTGACCTAGAACTAGTGTATATAGGAACTATCTGGTGGTTATTCCACATATCTGCGCTATTAgattctatatttatttctgaaaTTCATCCAATTTACAATTATATGCAGGATCGGTTAGCACCATGTTGCTTAGATGATGAAAACATTGTTGCAACATTAAATGTCTTTAGCAAACCAGGTTAGAATTTCatgcaatttttgtttgttattataaatttaagtatttgaagtctaaaaaatgaaataagagTTCAagcttcaataaaaataatttaaacaacaaaaatataacttttactATACTAGAAGGCAGCAAAATATAAAAGACTTCAATCTTCTTAAGGTAAACTTCAGTTTtgccaaattaattgttttcattGTCTTCATACTTTCACTCTCGCTATTACTATCAACTTTGCATTGGAATTACACAACTAAATTGTAACGAATTTACTCGACGCCTCAAAGGCAACACACACAAACGAGAGAGTAAGCGAGAGAGCGCGATTTGATATTAGAGAGTTTAGCGAGCAATTTCATGCATCACTTCATAAATCGCAACCGAATTCAACACCCACTAAAACTATAAAccgttgcatatatgtatgtatgtgtatgaattTGCAACAAATAACAGTAAGGAAGTCGGCCAAGGGGCAGCTGAAGCGCCGCACGGTCAACTATTGCCTGTAATATGCATActctcacacatatgtatgcatctaTGTCTACTTCTTGGGTCCTGCAGCTAGGCCAAAACGTGGCAAGAATTTGCGTACTGCCGTTGCTTGTTGCAACTGCCACAGTCACTTGACTTACTCCCACAGCGGCTGCCGCACTGCCTTTATTACTTTAGTaccttagttgttgttgttgttgttacactaTCAGACAACCTAGCTGTCAATATTTGTTGCGGCTGCACCAACAATTGCCTTGCCTtgttaagttgttgttgttgcagttgtgcTGTTGTTCTTCTGCATTGTGCTTTTCTCCGAGCGAGATTTCTAGTTAGTTAGTTTGTTTACGGCCCTTCTTGAATTCAGGTGAGTTAAGCTGAGTTCACCTGCGCTGAGGTGGGGGTGGCAACAATGCTTGGcaatagcaaaagcaaaagcaaaagcaaaacagTTTGTTGTTTTCGTGGCATTTTCTAGGCAACTGGGCTAATCGATTTAGTGTAGGGATCAACGCTTTTGTGGCCGCATTCACAAATGACAACAGCGCCCAGCATTGCTGTGCGGGCAGTGCGAGGCACACAATGCAGGCAAAAATAACAGTGtcaggcgttgttgttgttgtactttgctTTCTACTGCTGCGC
This portion of the Zeugodacus cucurbitae isolate PBARC_wt_2022May chromosome 3, idZeuCucr1.2, whole genome shotgun sequence genome encodes:
- the LOC105209760 gene encoding uncharacterized protein LOC105209760; this encodes MLKSTCLTHLIAEKATTTTANMQKLQQEECTNCRSRRRQQRTTTPQHHHHHHQSTRQPQERLKYRATTGRQLPPLWPLLISTLLLTGQPPSALATRFNRQSQGHNSYGAAGGANSLPSPHFPLDANTVYTSSAAAPGKHHANMNNDVYSVADSQAMTDDYMAQFGKPAASPPPPIIPPYLTHADNTLIVHHQPQLSSCQTVCACKWKGGKQTVECIDRQLIQIPENIDPSTQVLDMSGNKLQTLSNEKFIRANLLNLQKLYLRSCKIGEIEPETFKGLTNLVELDLSHNLLVVVPSLALSYISSLRELTLASNHIHKIESNSFASTPSLHKLDLSHCDIQTIAPLAFDGLEGLTLLRLNGNKLGVLQTRTIETLSKLHGIELHDNPWLCDCRMRDAKIWLTQKNIPYPVAPLCAGGPERVIDRTFSELQVEDFACRPEMLPISHYVEATMGENASVVCRAKAIPTAVINWYWNGRLLSNNSAFSSYQRVHIYENGHFEKHSRLVLTNAQETDSSEFYCVAENRAGTAEANFTLHVSMRAAGMASLGSGQIVGLSAALVVLIVCILLAVMFLLMRVKRQPYTESKTPNHMEVVTSVNHQNSITNKTQPITGNGSIGGVVIANGGIPNCIDTSGTLERKGSAAMSANEGGFANPVQKPPRLTDLPYSATGYDNNGSVLSTAPCYLSPTASAGNNPDLINDTKRFGSDEFADLKIPAILTANLGTELGNSSGEYSRAGGCDSLYPSGLWEHTPAGTSSADDLFMKRYTDKTPIIESNQLYDLHERTVDYFSKTFPRTHYNNLQLAGGCASTNGSTAGGVGGMMHNPSTSSAALLHNSNGGMGGTHSTASTTTTNLSGSSGAYVGSGYPNDYGLPLVPGAEHQHNHHLQMHPLQQLQQHMTAAAASQHGIGGNGSGSGNSSNHSSPHFSSRTLPRLHEHSGSGSSSSGAGLSSSRSSPTPATTAVAVTVTQNGTGQAHTSILPNGQPVNAKTLRVWQKGGVPVLPPVTALKRALTSNSRNSPDEGYQEGCGTDV